The nucleotide sequence CCGATCCTGGTCGCCGAGGACTACGCGCTGGTCGACCTGCTGTCCGGCGGCCGGCTCGAACTGATGGCAGGCGGCTCCTTCTTCCCCGAGCCGTACGCGGTCTTCGACCAGGCCCCGGAGTCGAAGGCGGCGCGCAAGCGCGAGAACACCGAGCTGCTGCTGCGGCTGTGGACCGAGGAACGCGTCAGCTGGCAGGGCGAGTTCCGGCCCGCGCTGACCGATGTCACCGTCCAGCCGAGGCCGTTGCAGCCCCGGCCGCCGTTCTGGATCAGCGGCGGCGTCGGCCTGGACTCCGTCCACCTCGCCGTCGACCACGGGCTGCCGCTCGTCGTGGGCACGACGGCACGCGAACCGGGCACGTTCGCACCGGTCTTCGAGTCCTACCGCACCCTGTGGGGCGAGAGCGGCCGTACCGACCCGCCCGGCCGGCTCGGCGCCGCCAGCCATGTCTTCGTCGCCGAGTCGTCCCAGCGGGCCCGCTCGGTCTGGGCCTCGTACATGAACAACTATCTGACCGTGAAGAAGCCCGGCAACACCCACTTCTCGACCCCGCCGGACTTCGACACCTACATCGGCGACAACGGGCCCGCCATCTGCGGAAGTCCCGCCGAGGTCGTCGACAAGCTGGGCCGGCTGCACGAGCTGTGGGGCCACGATCTGCATCTGCTCGCCATCGACGTCGGCGGCATCCCGTACGCCGAGGTGCAGGCGGCCAGCGAACTGACCGCGTCCGAAGTGCTGCCCCAGGTCAAGGGACTCGGCTCAGGAACGGTGGCGGCCGGTGCCTGACGACGCGATCAACCACTCGACCCTCCCTCCGGTGGTCGACGCCGGCTGGGTACGTGGGCACGGCGAAGGCCTCGTACTGGCCGATGTGCGCTGGTTCCTGGACGGCCGCAGCGGCTACGAGGCCTACCTGGCCGGGCATCTGCCCGGCGCGGTCTGGGTCGACGTCGACACCGTCCTGTCGGCGCCACCCGACGAGACCGAGGGACGCCATCCGCTGCCCGACCCGGCCGGCTTCGCGCGTGCGCTCGGCGCGCTCGGCATCGGCGACGGTACGACGGTGGTGGCGTACGACGCCGACGGCGGCCCCTACGCCGCCCGGCTGGTGTGGCTGCTGCGCAGGACCGGAAGGGCCGCCGCCCTGCTGGACGGCGGACTTGCGGCCTGGCCGGGCGCGACCGAGACCGGTGGGGTGGCGCTCCCCGAGGCGCGGCTGACCCCGGTGGAGTGGCCCAAGGAGGTGCTGCGGACCGCGGACGAGGTCGCAGCGGGAGACGCCGTCGTCCTCGACGCCCGCGCGGCCGACCGGTATTCGGGCGAGACCGTCCTGCCGTCGGACATCCGCTCCGGCCATGTCCCCGGGGCTCGCAGCGCGCCCTGGAGCGCGAACATCACGCCGGAGGGGACGTTCGCCACACCGGAGCAACTACGCGAGCGATACGAGGCGTTGGGCGTGCGGGAGGGGGCGGAGGTCATCGTCTACTGCGGCAGCGGGGTCACCGCCTGCCATGACCTGCTGGCCCTGGAACGCGCCGGGATCACCGGCGCGGCCCTCTACCCGGGCTCCTGGTCCGCCTGGTCGGCGGACCTGTCCCGCCCGGTGGCGACGGGACAGGAACCCGGTTAGCGGGGACGGCGGTTCACCAGCCGGTGCCGAACCGCGCCATGGGCTCGATCAGTTCACTCTCCTCGTACGCGAGATGCGACAGGAGGGTGTCCGTGAGGAGGTCCATGGCGGCCCGCAGTCCGGCACGGTCCTGCTCCTCGCCGGCGAAGGCGACCAGTTCGCGGTCGATCCGCTCGATCACACCCTGTATGGCGTGATGTTCCTCGGTGAGCCGGTCGAGCACCGCGGCGAGCCGGGGATCGGAGCGGCGCAGATACGGGAAGAGATCCTGGTCCTCGCGGGTGTGGTGCAGCGTCGTCACCCTGCAGTACGAGGCGCAGTAGGCGCCGAGCGTCCAGATGTTCTGCCGCAGGCTCAGCTTCTGGATCTCGGAGCGCGCCTCGCCCACGTCGCGCGTGTCGGCCAGCACCTCCCGTACGACGGAACCGAGTTGGTCGAGATCGGCGCGCAGCTGGTCGTGTGCGGCGACCAGATTCCGGGCCGGCTCCTGTTCGCGGCGCGGATAGCGCCGGCCGGGGTCGGCGGGCGGGCCTGTGGGGCGGGTCGACTCGTCCCACAGCCGCTCCGTCGACCGGCGCACCCCGGGGTCCGGGGTGGCTCGCACCGACAGCCGGTCCCCGGAACCCCCCGCCCGGCCCCGGTCAGAGGTGAGGGTGCCCGTGGCCGGGGAGGCAGCCACGGGCACCGGCCGGTCACCGGGGCTGCCCGCCGCGCCGACCACCGCGGGCTGCGGACCCGGCAGCTTCGCTGCCCGGCCGCGTTCCGCCGCGACCAGCTCCCGGGTGGCGGGCGCCACCTCGGCGGCGAACAGCTGGATCAGCGCGGGCTGTTGGGTCGGCAGCAGGAACGCGCTGGTCCCGTGCTCCAGGGTGAGCGCGGCCAGCTGCTCGGGCCAGGCCTCCGGCGCTCCCCGGGGGAAGCCGCCGGGCCCCGGCGAGAGGTTGTACAGCCGTCGCACCGCCGCGGGGTCGCGCCCCGCGGCGACCGCCGCTTCGTCGACGATCCGGTGCCCTTCCGCCAGGCGGCCCGGTGGTACGTGCGGGGCGCTGGGCAGCCAGCCGTCGGCCGCCGAGCCGACCAGCTTCAGCATGCGCGGACCGACGGCGCCGACCCAGATCCCCATGGGGTGCGCGGGGGCGGGCCCCGGGGCGGCGCCGTCGAGTCCGTAGTGCTTGCCTTCGACATGGGCCCCCCTGCCCGGGGTCCACAGCGCCCGGATGACCTCGATGGCCTCACGGGTCGCACGGACGGCCTCGCCCGGACTGCGGCGCGGCCCGCCGTCGGCGGCGATGGCGTCCCAGTAGGACCCGGCGCCCAGGCCCAGTTCGACCCGGCCGCCGCTGATCAGGTCCAGGCCCGCAGCCGTCCGTGCCAGTCCCGCCGGCGGTCGCAGGGGCAGGTTCGCCACGTTGGGGAAGACCCGCACCCGGGTGGTGGAGGCGGCGATGACCGCGAGCGCCACCCAGGCGTCGAGCAGTTCCGGCCGGTACGGGTGGTCCGGCACGCTCACCAGGTCGAGTCCGGTCCGGTCGGCGACCCGGGCCATCGCCACCGCGTCGTCGCTGTGTCCCGCCGTCGGCACCAGCACGGTGCCGAAGAGGAGGTCGTGTCCGTAGTCAGGCATGTGCGCGAACTCCTAGGGTCTTTCGTCTGGATCGGGCCGGATCAGGGAGCGGTGCCGGGGCACGCGAGCCCGGCCTGATCCGAACGACAGGCCCTACCTAGGCGGCGGTCCGGCCGTCGCTGGGTGCTGAGGCGGGCGTGGGCGCGGGGGCGGCGGCGACCTTGCGCCAGAGCCTGCCGGGACCGGCGAGCGCGGCGAGGGTGGCGACCCCGAGTGCGATGGCGGACATCACGAACGCGGTGGTGTAACCGGACTCGGCCGGAATCCGGGTGCCCGCGATCGTCTTGGACGCCACCAGGGAAGCAGCGATCTGCGCGCCGAGCGAGCCGCCGATGGTACGCATGATGGTGTTGATGCCGGTCGCCTCGCCGGTCTGGCTCCGGTCGACCGCGCTGACCACGAGATTGGCCAGGGCGGCGAAGGCGAAGCCGACACCGATCCCCAGTACGGCCGAGCCCGCGTACATCGCCCACTCGGTGTCGTGCGCCCCCGCGTAGATCACGAAGCCGACGACACCGATCAGGCACGCCAGCACCAGCGGCAGCTTCCAGCCCACGGCCGCGCCGATCCGCCCGGCGAGCGGACTGGCGATCAGCATGGTCACCGCCATCGGCACCATGAACAGACCGGACTCGGTGACGGACGCGTCGAAGCCGTAGCCGACCTTCGACGGTGTCTGGGCGAGCAGCGGCACCAGCGTGAAGGCGCCGTACATGCCGAAACCGATGATGAGCGCGGTGATGTGACTGGTCAGCACGGCGGGCCTGCGCAGCAGCTCGATGTCGATGAGCGGCTCGCGGACCTTGGTCTCGACGTAGACGAACACCACGAGCAGCACGACGGCGCCGACGAACAGCCCGATGACGCCGCCCGAGGCCCAGCCCCACGACTTGCCCTCGCTGATGGCGAGCAGCAAGGCCACCACACCGGCGCTGAGCAGGACCACACCGGTCCAGTCGATCCGGCCGGGGGAGCGGAGGGCGGACTCCTGGATGAACGCGGCGACGGCGGCGATGCCCAGCAGGATCACGACAAGGCCGAGCCAGAAGATCCAGTGCCAGTTGAGCGCGTCGACGATCGGGCCCGGAATGACCAGGCCGACACCGAAACCGATGCCGAACGTCGAGGAGATCAGCCCGATCGCGACGGGCACCCGCTCACGCGGGAACTGGTCGCGCACGATGCCGAACGCCAGCGGGAAGGCGGCCGAGCCGACCCCCTGCACCGCGCGGGCCGCGATCAGCAGGGGCAGCGAGTTGGACAGGGCGGCGAGCAGCGTGCCAGCGGCGAACACGCCGAGGCTGGCGATCAGCACCCGGCGCTTGCCGAACATGTCACCGACCCGTCCCAGCAGCGCCGTGGCCACCGAAGCGGTGAGCAGGAACGAGCTGAGCACCCAGGAGACGCTGGTCGTGGAGGCGTCGAACTCACGCTGGAGGTCGGGCAGGGCCGGCACGACCATCGTCTGCATCAGCGAGAAGGACAGTACGGCGAGGAGCAGGGCGGCGAACGGCGCCGCGGTGCCGCCGCGCGCACCGGTGGCCGGGGCCCCGGCCTGCGTGGGTGTGTCGGTCATGGGGCGGTCCTCCGGAAATGGGCGCAGCCGTCCGCGGTCCAGGAGCGTTCAGGAACACGGAAGGAACGAGCGCCGAACTGGTATCACCACGGAATGATTCCATGATGTCATCCTTACGTCCAGCCACTATTTTCCGGTATCGTGAACGCATGAGCGAAACCCCTGAACCCGATACGGGCGGCGCGATCGGCACGGCCGACGCGGTGCTGCGCCCGCCGAGCCTGCTGGCGCTGCCCTCGTATCTCGCCGGTCATGCGGCGCGTATCGGCCACGACGCCCTGGTCGAGGCGGTCGGCAGGAACGGGCTGCGGCTGCCGCATTTCGCGGCCCTGACCGCGCTCTCGGACTTCGGCCCGCTGCCCCAGCACGTGCTGGCCGACCGGCTCGGGTTCCAGCGCAGCCACCTGGGGAGTTATCTGGACGCGATCGAGGAGCGCGGTCTGGTCCGCCGCACCCGGGACAGGGCCGACCGGCGCCGGCAGGTGGTCGAGCTGACCGACGAGGGCGTCGCGCTCCAGCGCCGTCTGTGGCTGGTGGCCGAGGAGTCCCAGGACTCCTTCCTCGGCTGTTTCACCCAGGCCGAGCGGGAGACGCTGACGACGCTGCTCCGGCGGCTGCTGGACGCCGACGACCGAATTGCGGAAAGGTAGTTCCGAAGGCTCTCGATGGCTTAATACCGCTTCATATGACTGCAACAGTTAATTCACTGGAAGAGTCTTTGAATTCAGCACCATGACTTTGTATCTTTGTGTCAAGTTTCGCTTCGTACGACGAACTTGACCTGCCGGGGGAGAGCATGACGCAACGATCGTCGGTGCAGCGATCGGTCACCGAACTCCTACCCGGTCCGTTGCAGGTGGGAACACCTGCGTCCGGCGGCTGGCGCATTCTGATCGTGGAGAGCGACACCGCCGACGCCTGCGCGCTGGAGGAAGGGCTGCGCAGACACGGCCATGAGGTGGCGGCGGTGGACCGGGGCAGCCTGGCCCTGGAGGCGCACGAGAGCGTGGATCTCGTCCTGCTCGACCTCGAACTGCCGGACCTGGACGGGCTGGAGGTCTGCAAGGCCATCCGCTCCGTCAGCTGCGTCCCGATGATCGTCGTCACCGCACGCGGCTCCGAACTGGACCGGGTGCTGGGACTTCAGGCGGGGGCCGACGACTATCTGGTGAAGCCGTACGGCTTCCGCGAGCTGATGGCCCGTATCGAGGCGGTCATGAGACGGGTGAGCACCCAGCGCAGACTGGGGCACGCGATAGACCACGGTCCGCTGCACATAGACGTCAACTCCCGTGAAGTCAGCGTGGACGGCCAGGGCGTGGGGCTGACCCGCAAGGAGTTCGACCTGCTGTGCCTGCTCGCCTCGCACCCCGACACCGTCATCTCGCGCAAACGCCTGTTGCAACAGGTCTGGGGCGACTCGTGGTCCCGGCGGACGGTGGACACCCATGTCAGCAGTCTGCGCGGGAAACTCGGCGGAAGCGGCTGGATCATCACCGTACGCGGTGTGGGGTTCAAGCTCGGAAACGCCTGAATTCCGTTTCCCGCGTTCCCCGATCTTGCGTTGTTCATAACCGCCGTCCGGGACAGCGGGATTCACTTGGCCCGAGTGGTTAATAAGGAGAGCTCGGGAGAGCGGACCGCCGGCCGGGACCCGGTTCCGGAACCGCACCCCGGCAGGGTCAGGCACGGATCGTCGGCGCCGCGCATACTCGGATCCATGAACAAGCACGGGCAGCTCGCCGCCTTCCTCCAGGCCCGCCGGAGCCAGTTGCGCCCCGAGGACGTCGGGTTGCGGACCTACGGCGAGCGGCGCCGGGTGCCGGGGCTGCGGCGTGAGGAACTGGCGATGCTGGCGGGAGTCAGCGTCCCCTACTACACACGCCTGGAGCAGGGCCGGTCCCACAACGCCTCGCCCGAGGTGCTCGACGCCATCGCCGGCGCTCTGCGCCTGCGGGAGCCCGAGCGCTCCCATCTCCATGAACTGGCGCGGGCCCCGAAGGGCCGGCGACCCGCCGGCCGGGTACGTCCCGAACGCGTCACCCCGGCGACCAGGGCCCTGCTGGCGGCCGTCGAGGGCACGCCCGCCGTCGTCCTCGGCCGGCGCACCGACGTCCTGGCCTGGAACCGCCAGGGCCACGCGCTGTTCGCCGGCCATCTCGACCCGGACAGCCCCGACGACCCCGAACGACGCCCGAACATGGCCAGGTTGGTCTTCCTGGACGCGCACACCCGCGAGCTGTACGCGGACTGGCCCGCCAAGGCCAAGGCCGTGGTGGGCAATCTGCGGCTGACCGCCGGCCGTCACCCGGACGATCCGCCGCTGGCCGCACTGATCGGCGAACTGACCATGCGCAGCACGGTGTTCACCACGATGTGGGCCGATCACCGGATCGTGCCCTGCGATGTCGCGGAGTACGAGATGCGGCATCCGCTGATCGGATCGCTGACGGTCAGTCAGCAGACCCTGCAGAGCCCGCAGGGGACAGGCCCTGCCTTGGTGGTGGCCACGGCGGAACCCGGTTCCCCGTCCGCCACGGCCCTGACCCTGCTCGCCCACGCCACCGCTCCCACCGCGCCCGTCGCACCGCGGGAACCGGCCCGTGGCGACGCCGAACACCGCGCCGCCTGAACCGAGTTCCGCACCCCTGTCCCTACCGTCCCGCCGCACCGCGGCTGACGCCTGCCCGAAAACAAGTGAGGAATCATGACCGAGCGACGTACCAAGATCACCACATCGGCCGTCCTGGCGGCCGTGGCCGTCCTCGCGGCGGTGGCCCCTGTCGGCTCCGCCGCTGCGACAACGCGCCCGAGTCCACTGGCGGATGTCCGGATCGCCGCCCACTTCGACCTCTCGGCCGGGCAGATGCCGGAGAACGTCGCCCTGCTGCCCGACGGCTCGGCCGACGTCACCTTCGCCGGCGGCCGTCAAGTGGCGCGGGTGAGCGCGCACGGTACGACGCGCGTCCTGGCGACCCTGCCCGCGCCCGCCGACGGCGGAGTCGGCACGCCCGTCCTCGGCTTCCCGCTCACCACCGGCATCGTCCACACCCCGGACGGCACCGTGTACGTGCTGTACGCGACCGGTACCGCCGATCTGACGGGGCTGTGGCGGCTGAGCCCGGGACAGGCGCCGCGAAGGATCGCCGCGCTGCCCGCCGACGGGCTGCCCAACGGGCTGGCCCTGGACGCACGCGGCAAGCAGCTCTACATCACCGATTCGGTGCTCGGCGTCGTCTGGACCGTCCCCGTCACCGGCGGCGTCCCCATCGCGTGGTCCACGGCCCCCGAACTCGCCTCGGCCGGCTTCCTCGGGGCCAACGGCGCGAAGGTGCACGACGGCGCCCTGTGGGTGTCCAACCTCGACCGGGGCACGCTCCTGCGCATACCGATCCGCCCCGGAAACCGGGCGGGGGCGCCCCAGCTCAGGGCGTCAGGCCTGGCCGGCATCGACGACTTCGCCTTCACCGGCCGCGGCGACGACGTACTGGCCGCGCTCAACGGTCCGAACGGTGTCGTGAGGATCACGTCCGACGGCAGCAGCTCCACCGTCCTCGACGCCGCCGACGGGCTCCAGAACCCCACCTCCGTGGCGCTGCGCGGCGACGAGGTGTACGTACTGAGCGCCGCCTACACGACGGCCACCGACCCCAACCTCCTGCGCGCGCGCCTGCGCGGCCACCGGTAGGGCCGCTCGTTCGCATCAGGCCGCCGGTACGGCCCGCGGTACGGCCCCCGGTAGGGCCCCCGGTAGGGCCCCCGCGGGGTCACGAGGCGAGCGTCGCCCGGATGAGCTTGCCCCCCTCGGGGAGCGGGACGACCGCCACGTCGGCCAGCCGCCGCACCAGCGGCCAGCCGTATCCGCCGGGCAGCCAGTCGGGCCCCCGGCCGCCGGACCCGTGGTCCCTGACCGACGGTGCGGTCGCGCTCGCGTCCCGTACCGTCACCTCGACCAGGCCGTCCCCCGCGGTGATCCGCATCGCTGTCACGCCCCCGGCGTGCCGGATCGCGTTGGTCACCAGCTCGGACACGACCAGCAGGATGTCCCCGAGCGTGCGCGAGGACACCGGTGGCTCATAATGCGCCAGAAATTCGCCGGTCAGCGCGCGTGCCTCGGCGGCGCTGGCCGGGAGCGCGTCGATCCATCTCAGCGCGCCGGCGACGGCATTGTCGGCTCCGTCGTCAACCGTTGTCATTGGGCCTGCACCCCCGTACGCGGCTGGGCTCTCTGGCGTGCGTCTGCCCTCGTGGTGCCGGGTCAAGCCTGCGGGTCCTGACCGGCCGTGAGCGTCGCACGGTGCCAGTGTGCTCGAATCCGGCCTCCGGTCCTGCCGCTTTGCGACAACTCGTGGCGGTACCGGGGGCCCGGGGCTGTTCTCGGACCGTGGCCGGAATGATGCTCCGGTTGTCGCATATGCTTCCGGCCGAAACGACGTCTTCCGCCGACGTCGTCTGCTGAGGGGGTGGAGTGTGGCCGAGCTGCCCACGGGCGTCTCGGCGCGTCCCGGACGGCGCCGCCGTGACGTGGCGCTGCCCGGCGTGCCGGCTCAGGACGTCACCGCTGTACGCGGCTCCGTACGGGCCGTGGACGCCGTGCTGCTGCTGGTCGAGGACGACGCGGGCGACGCGCTCCTCGTCGAGGAGATGCTCGCCGACAGCGACCTGGAGTCCACCCTCACCTGGTGCAAGACGCTGGCGGAGGCCCAGGGGTTCCTGCTGACCTGCCCCCAGCCGGTCTGTGTGCTGCTCGACCTCCATCTGCCGGACGTCCACGGGGTGGACGCCGTCACCCGCATCGTGCGCAGCGCGCCGGACGCCGCCATCGTCGTCCTGACCGGCATGGCCGAGGGTGAGACGGGGCTGCAGGCCGTGGCGACCGGCGCCCAGGACTATCTCGTCAAGGGCAGGCTCGACCCGGAGACCCTGAGCAGAGCCGTCCGCTACGCCCTCCAGCGCAAGCAGGTCGAGCGGGCCACAGCGGCGCTGCGGGCCAACGAACTGATGGCCCAGGAGAACGCCCGGCTCGAACGCGGTCTGCTGCCCGTGCCGCTGCTGCGCGGCGAGGACTTCGGCGCCATCGCCCGGTACGAGCCGGGCCGCGTCCACGGACTGCTCAGCGGGGACTTCTACGACGTCGTGCAGACGGCCGACGGCAGCGTGCACGCCGTCATCGGTGACGTGTCGGGCCACGGCGCCGCCGAGGCCGCCCTCGGGGTGTGTCTGCGGGTCGCCTGGCGCACCGCCGTGCTGTGCGGCACCCAGCCGCTGGAACAGGTCCGGCTGCTGGAGGAGATACTGGTCGCCGAGCGCACCGACCATCATCTTTTCGCCACGGTCACCTCACTCGTGTTCCCGCCGGGCCGCCACGAGGTGCGGGTCGTCCGCGCCGGCCACCCGGGGCTGCTCGTACGGCACGGGACATCGGTGAACTGGGAGGAACCGCACGTGGGCATGGCGCTCGGGCTGATGCCCGGCATGGGCCGCTGGACCGAGGCGGTGCTGCCGCTGCCGCCCGACGGGTCGGTGGTCCTCTTCACCGACGGCCTCTTCGAGGGGCGTACGAGCCCCACCACGCGGCTCGGCGAGGACGGTCTGCTGGAACTGGCCCGCCGGCACGGCGAGCTGCCCGCGCAGGCCTTCGTGGACGCCCTGGTCGAAGGGGCGGCCCGCGGGGCCGCGCCTTACGGGGGACTCGCCGACGACGTGGCCGTGCTCCACCTCGGCTGGGACGATGCCCTATGAGTCTGTGGAGCACCGCGCGCACGCGGCTCTCCGT is from Streptomyces sp. NBC_00370 and encodes:
- a CDS encoding LLM class flavin-dependent oxidoreductase, with protein sequence MELGLITFGSLLPDPLTGETLTQQQRLRDVVRAAAEAEQAGFAWYTVGEHHFGERDVISSPALVLAAIAEHTSTIRLATGTTLVANRDPILVAEDYALVDLLSGGRLELMAGGSFFPEPYAVFDQAPESKAARKRENTELLLRLWTEERVSWQGEFRPALTDVTVQPRPLQPRPPFWISGGVGLDSVHLAVDHGLPLVVGTTAREPGTFAPVFESYRTLWGESGRTDPPGRLGAASHVFVAESSQRARSVWASYMNNYLTVKKPGNTHFSTPPDFDTYIGDNGPAICGSPAEVVDKLGRLHELWGHDLHLLAIDVGGIPYAEVQAASELTASEVLPQVKGLGSGTVAAGA
- a CDS encoding sulfurtransferase gives rise to the protein MPDDAINHSTLPPVVDAGWVRGHGEGLVLADVRWFLDGRSGYEAYLAGHLPGAVWVDVDTVLSAPPDETEGRHPLPDPAGFARALGALGIGDGTTVVAYDADGGPYAARLVWLLRRTGRAAALLDGGLAAWPGATETGGVALPEARLTPVEWPKEVLRTADEVAAGDAVVLDARAADRYSGETVLPSDIRSGHVPGARSAPWSANITPEGTFATPEQLRERYEALGVREGAEVIVYCGSGVTACHDLLALERAGITGAALYPGSWSAWSADLSRPVATGQEPG
- a CDS encoding LLM class flavin-dependent oxidoreductase, whose translation is MPDYGHDLLFGTVLVPTAGHSDDAVAMARVADRTGLDLVSVPDHPYRPELLDAWVALAVIAASTTRVRVFPNVANLPLRPPAGLARTAAGLDLISGGRVELGLGAGSYWDAIAADGGPRRSPGEAVRATREAIEVIRALWTPGRGAHVEGKHYGLDGAAPGPAPAHPMGIWVGAVGPRMLKLVGSAADGWLPSAPHVPPGRLAEGHRIVDEAAVAAGRDPAAVRRLYNLSPGPGGFPRGAPEAWPEQLAALTLEHGTSAFLLPTQQPALIQLFAAEVAPATRELVAAERGRAAKLPGPQPAVVGAAGSPGDRPVPVAASPATGTLTSDRGRAGGSGDRLSVRATPDPGVRRSTERLWDESTRPTGPPADPGRRYPRREQEPARNLVAAHDQLRADLDQLGSVVREVLADTRDVGEARSEIQKLSLRQNIWTLGAYCASYCRVTTLHHTREDQDLFPYLRRSDPRLAAVLDRLTEEHHAIQGVIERIDRELVAFAGEEQDRAGLRAAMDLLTDTLLSHLAYEESELIEPMARFGTGW
- a CDS encoding MFS transporter → MTDTPTQAGAPATGARGGTAAPFAALLLAVLSFSLMQTMVVPALPDLQREFDASTTSVSWVLSSFLLTASVATALLGRVGDMFGKRRVLIASLGVFAAGTLLAALSNSLPLLIAARAVQGVGSAAFPLAFGIVRDQFPRERVPVAIGLISSTFGIGFGVGLVIPGPIVDALNWHWIFWLGLVVILLGIAAVAAFIQESALRSPGRIDWTGVVLLSAGVVALLLAISEGKSWGWASGGVIGLFVGAVVLLVVFVYVETKVREPLIDIELLRRPAVLTSHITALIIGFGMYGAFTLVPLLAQTPSKVGYGFDASVTESGLFMVPMAVTMLIASPLAGRIGAAVGWKLPLVLACLIGVVGFVIYAGAHDTEWAMYAGSAVLGIGVGFAFAALANLVVSAVDRSQTGEATGINTIMRTIGGSLGAQIAASLVASKTIAGTRIPAESGYTTAFVMSAIALGVATLAALAGPGRLWRKVAAAPAPTPASAPSDGRTAA
- a CDS encoding MarR family winged helix-turn-helix transcriptional regulator; translated protein: MSETPEPDTGGAIGTADAVLRPPSLLALPSYLAGHAARIGHDALVEAVGRNGLRLPHFAALTALSDFGPLPQHVLADRLGFQRSHLGSYLDAIEERGLVRRTRDRADRRRQVVELTDEGVALQRRLWLVAEESQDSFLGCFTQAERETLTTLLRRLLDADDRIAER
- a CDS encoding response regulator transcription factor → MTQRSSVQRSVTELLPGPLQVGTPASGGWRILIVESDTADACALEEGLRRHGHEVAAVDRGSLALEAHESVDLVLLDLELPDLDGLEVCKAIRSVSCVPMIVVTARGSELDRVLGLQAGADDYLVKPYGFRELMARIEAVMRRVSTQRRLGHAIDHGPLHIDVNSREVSVDGQGVGLTRKEFDLLCLLASHPDTVISRKRLLQQVWGDSWSRRTVDTHVSSLRGKLGGSGWIITVRGVGFKLGNA
- a CDS encoding helix-turn-helix domain-containing protein, translating into MNKHGQLAAFLQARRSQLRPEDVGLRTYGERRRVPGLRREELAMLAGVSVPYYTRLEQGRSHNASPEVLDAIAGALRLREPERSHLHELARAPKGRRPAGRVRPERVTPATRALLAAVEGTPAVVLGRRTDVLAWNRQGHALFAGHLDPDSPDDPERRPNMARLVFLDAHTRELYADWPAKAKAVVGNLRLTAGRHPDDPPLAALIGELTMRSTVFTTMWADHRIVPCDVAEYEMRHPLIGSLTVSQQTLQSPQGTGPALVVATAEPGSPSATALTLLAHATAPTAPVAPREPARGDAEHRAA
- a CDS encoding ATP-binding protein, with amino-acid sequence MTTVDDGADNAVAGALRWIDALPASAAEARALTGEFLAHYEPPVSSRTLGDILLVVSELVTNAIRHAGGVTAMRITAGDGLVEVTVRDASATAPSVRDHGSGGRGPDWLPGGYGWPLVRRLADVAVVPLPEGGKLIRATLAS
- a CDS encoding PP2C family protein-serine/threonine phosphatase, translated to MALPGVPAQDVTAVRGSVRAVDAVLLLVEDDAGDALLVEEMLADSDLESTLTWCKTLAEAQGFLLTCPQPVCVLLDLHLPDVHGVDAVTRIVRSAPDAAIVVLTGMAEGETGLQAVATGAQDYLVKGRLDPETLSRAVRYALQRKQVERATAALRANELMAQENARLERGLLPVPLLRGEDFGAIARYEPGRVHGLLSGDFYDVVQTADGSVHAVIGDVSGHGAAEAALGVCLRVAWRTAVLCGTQPLEQVRLLEEILVAERTDHHLFATVTSLVFPPGRHEVRVVRAGHPGLLVRHGTSVNWEEPHVGMALGLMPGMGRWTEAVLPLPPDGSVVLFTDGLFEGRTSPTTRLGEDGLLELARRHGELPAQAFVDALVEGAARGAAPYGGLADDVAVLHLGWDDAL